A DNA window from Sphingopyxis macrogoltabida contains the following coding sequences:
- a CDS encoding c-type cytochrome produces MTRWAILFALAGLTAAGPATAADDGATIYKRCAACHLANGAGVPGAFPPLKSDVRALAGSAAGRRYLALVVIRGVSGPITVEGKAYRGMMPAQAGLNDAQIAAVLNHVVRGGSAKAFTAREIAGYRAGSAALNSAAVGRLQPSVAGK; encoded by the coding sequence ATGACGCGGTGGGCGATCCTCTTCGCGCTGGCCGGGCTGACGGCCGCCGGACCGGCGACCGCCGCCGACGACGGCGCGACGATCTACAAGCGCTGCGCCGCGTGTCATCTGGCGAACGGCGCCGGGGTTCCCGGTGCCTTCCCGCCGCTGAAGAGCGATGTCCGGGCGCTGGCCGGAAGCGCCGCCGGACGCCGTTATCTCGCGCTCGTCGTGATCCGCGGCGTGTCGGGACCGATCACGGTCGAAGGCAAGGCTTATCGCGGGATGATGCCCGCGCAGGCCGGGCTGAACGATGCGCAGATCGCGGCGGTGCTCAACCATGTCGTCCGCGGCGGATCGGCAAAGGCTTTCACGGCGCGCGAGATCGCGGGATACCGCGCGGGCAGCGCCGCGCTCAATTCCGCCGCCGTCGGGCGCCTTCAACCGAGCGTCGCCGGCAAATGA
- a CDS encoding aldehyde dehydrogenase family protein: protein MSDYKMLIGGELVEGDHAMDVINPATEEIFATVARASERQADEAIEAAATAFPGWTEVPLAERQAKVSQLADAIVANADRLARALTQEQGKPLAEAQGEIAWAEGYLRHYATLQIAERTIQDDADGLIRVRRKPLGVVAGIIAWNFPLLVACWKIGPAVIAGNSIVLKPAPTTPVTALMLGELCRDIFPAGVVNIITDANDLGGYLTADPRIAKVGFTGSTATGKKIMASAADGLKRLTLELGGNDPGIVLDDVDVRATAQGIFNAAFLNCGQVCLAIKRAYVHDSIYDAMCDELARLAEAAVVDDGLAQGAQIGPIQNKAQYEKVKAFLESARRDGTIVAGGEVIDRAGYFLRPTIVRDVTDGDEIVDEEQFGPILPVIRYSDIDDVVARANASPYGLGASVWSSDVERGMSVADRIESGSVWVNQHVAIGPHIAMAGVKSSGLGVEQSEEGLAEYTQLSVINVARGG from the coding sequence ATGTCTGATTACAAGATGCTGATCGGCGGCGAGCTCGTCGAAGGCGACCACGCGATGGACGTCATCAACCCCGCGACCGAGGAGATATTCGCGACCGTCGCCCGCGCCTCCGAGCGGCAGGCCGACGAAGCGATCGAGGCGGCGGCAACCGCCTTCCCCGGATGGACCGAGGTGCCGCTGGCCGAGCGGCAGGCGAAGGTCAGCCAGCTCGCCGACGCGATTGTCGCCAACGCCGACAGGCTGGCGCGTGCGCTGACGCAGGAACAGGGCAAGCCGCTTGCCGAAGCGCAGGGCGAGATCGCGTGGGCGGAGGGCTATTTGCGCCACTATGCGACGCTCCAGATCGCCGAACGGACGATCCAGGACGATGCCGACGGACTGATCCGCGTCCGCCGCAAGCCGCTCGGGGTCGTCGCGGGAATCATCGCGTGGAACTTCCCGCTGCTCGTCGCCTGCTGGAAGATCGGCCCGGCGGTGATCGCGGGCAATAGCATCGTCCTCAAGCCCGCCCCGACGACGCCGGTCACCGCGCTGATGCTCGGCGAGCTCTGCCGCGACATCTTCCCGGCCGGGGTTGTGAACATCATCACCGACGCCAACGACCTCGGCGGTTACCTCACCGCCGATCCGCGCATCGCCAAGGTCGGCTTCACCGGATCGACCGCGACGGGCAAGAAGATCATGGCAAGCGCCGCCGACGGTCTCAAGCGGCTGACGCTCGAACTCGGCGGCAACGATCCCGGCATAGTGCTCGACGATGTCGATGTCCGCGCGACCGCGCAGGGCATCTTCAACGCCGCCTTTTTGAACTGCGGGCAGGTCTGCCTCGCGATCAAGCGCGCCTATGTTCACGACAGCATCTACGACGCGATGTGCGACGAACTCGCCCGCCTCGCCGAAGCCGCGGTGGTCGACGACGGGCTGGCGCAGGGCGCGCAGATCGGGCCGATCCAGAACAAGGCGCAATATGAGAAGGTGAAGGCCTTTCTCGAAAGCGCGCGCCGCGACGGCACCATCGTCGCGGGCGGCGAAGTCATCGACCGCGCCGGCTATTTCCTGCGCCCGACGATCGTCCGCGATGTCACCGACGGCGACGAGATCGTCGACGAGGAACAGTTCGGGCCGATCCTGCCGGTGATCCGCTATTCGGACATCGACGACGTCGTCGCGCGCGCGAACGCATCGCCCTATGGACTAGGCGCTTCGGTCTGGTCGTCCGATGTCGAGCGCGGAATGTCGGTCGCCGACCGGATCGAAAGCGGATCGGTCTGGGTCAACCAGCATGTCGCGATCGGGCCGCACATCGCGATGGCGGGGGTCAAATCCTCCGGCCTCGGCGTCGAACAGTCCGAAGAAGGCCTCGCCGAATATACCCAGCTCTCCGTCATCAACGTGGCCCGTGGCGGATGA
- a CDS encoding MauE/DoxX family redox-associated membrane protein, producing the protein MGAIASVAALFLAAVLGASAVHKIVDRGRLAQATSGLLRLPQVVAMPVTMAAAATETAAALALLFPASRPVGALLAALLWSLYAAALFAARRRGDAAIDCGCDFGKPRRGIGLFVIGRAIALAAGALVLLISPAEGGGFDIQSILAALAFVALLFAAGEIAHLPATSRSAAR; encoded by the coding sequence ATGGGTGCGATCGCGTCCGTCGCGGCGTTGTTCCTGGCGGCGGTCCTCGGGGCGTCGGCGGTGCACAAGATCGTCGATCGGGGCCGGCTTGCGCAAGCGACCTCGGGCCTCCTGCGACTGCCGCAGGTTGTCGCAATGCCGGTGACGATGGCGGCCGCAGCGACCGAGACGGCCGCGGCGCTGGCCCTGCTTTTCCCGGCTTCGCGGCCCGTCGGCGCCTTGCTCGCCGCGCTGCTGTGGTCCCTCTATGCCGCCGCACTATTTGCGGCGCGGCGGCGCGGCGACGCCGCGATCGACTGCGGGTGCGATTTCGGCAAGCCGCGGCGCGGGATCGGCCTCTTCGTCATCGGCCGCGCGATCGCGCTCGCCGCCGGCGCGCTTGTCCTCCTCATCTCTCCCGCAGAGGGCGGCGGCTTCGACATCCAGTCGATCCTCGCCGCCCTCGCCTTTGTCGCGCTGCTCTTCGCAGCCGGCGAAATCGCCCATCTTCCCGCCACCAGCCGGAGTGCTGCCCGATGA
- a CDS encoding TetR/AcrR family transcriptional regulator yields the protein MTNFIVPDLKITPRTGGYARGQDGFEQILRSALTLLVDQGASALTLRRIATESGMNVGSLNYYFKSKDDLIRELLNAVISSYEEAFDEIIHEPGASAEARLENLVELILEDITTKKTTRFFPELWAMANHDGFVHDRMNELYERARVSLNELIAEINPSLSGEAREILALFISASMEGMTVFAGYEKPWAARMPVLQALAKKSFIELVKNLRSEDLKVE from the coding sequence GTGACCAATTTCATCGTTCCCGACCTGAAGATCACGCCGCGGACGGGGGGCTATGCGCGGGGTCAGGATGGCTTTGAGCAGATATTGCGGTCGGCGCTGACGCTGTTGGTCGATCAGGGCGCATCGGCGCTGACGCTGCGCCGAATCGCGACCGAATCGGGAATGAACGTCGGCAGCCTCAACTATTATTTCAAATCGAAGGACGACCTGATTCGCGAACTGCTGAACGCGGTGATCAGCAGTTACGAGGAAGCGTTCGACGAGATCATCCACGAGCCCGGCGCAAGCGCCGAGGCGCGGCTCGAGAATCTGGTCGAGCTCATCCTCGAGGATATCACGACGAAGAAGACGACGCGCTTCTTTCCCGAACTCTGGGCGATGGCGAACCACGACGGCTTCGTTCACGACCGGATGAACGAGCTTTACGAACGCGCGCGCGTATCGCTCAACGAACTGATCGCGGAGATCAACCCCAGCCTGTCGGGCGAAGCACGTGAAATACTGGCGCTGTTCATTTCCGCGTCGATGGAGGGAATGACGGTCTTCGCGGGCTATGAGAAGCCCTGGGCCGCGCGGATGCCGGTGTTGCAGGCGCTCGCCAAAAAATCCTTCATCGAACTGGTGAAGAATCTGCGGTCCGAAGACCTGAAAGTCGAATAG
- a CDS encoding TonB-dependent receptor, with translation MTKLMMRDATRPLLALLMAGVSAPALAQEAATEVAVAETTDGTDIVVTAQKRSERLQDVPIAVSALGGDSLEKQRVTQADELAGKIVNLQLTSTVGDNTPIFALRGVSMSDYSLNQASPVATYYDEVYKGNFAFLGVAMYDLERVEVLRGPQGTLYGKNTTGGAVNLISRTPVLGDTEGYLNLGYGNYNRYEANGAISVPLGETLAARVAFTFARADGWFKNQLPGEPDLASVREYGVRGSLLFEPSDSARFVLRASTSYQNPRNYGIYAQPEAVNRPGLGRREIEANVTDRRRARTWSVSLTGTVDLSDALAITSVTSWDKGRLSFYEDTDGTASELLEIPYADRATQFAQDLRLTSDFGGPFNFILGAYFNREKVYNQTTFEIGKDIDSDGLPGVTDNDCAVGFPLGCLFRNSFDQLKKSYALYSDMSFEVTDQLTLRGGIRFTHDKGVQSNFEANAFGPNEVLVMNLIPPSRLDYSTENLSGKIGADYKINPDVMVYGNYSRGYRAPSFNAQAFFDPSELSVAKAEKIDAFELGLKSQFADRRVTLNMAAFRYTYSNQQFINVDPATAAQTLLNIPRSQILGGEAELTVRATDMVTLRAGVGILDTKIKRGTVSGVDVSGNNLSNAPKLTFTGGVDATVIDGGSGKLSLHGDLNYSSSQYFEVLNIPRLRQKSYVLLSGHIDWESADGRWTASVWGKNLTNKFYFTSRVDLLAGFGFDYNHVGTPRTYGVTVGTKF, from the coding sequence ATGACTAAGCTGATGATGCGCGACGCCACGCGTCCGCTACTGGCCTTGCTCATGGCGGGGGTTTCCGCGCCGGCGTTGGCGCAGGAGGCCGCGACCGAAGTCGCGGTGGCCGAAACCACGGACGGCACCGACATCGTCGTGACCGCGCAGAAGCGGTCCGAGCGTCTGCAGGACGTGCCGATCGCGGTCAGCGCGCTCGGCGGTGACTCGCTCGAAAAACAGCGGGTGACGCAGGCCGACGAACTCGCGGGCAAGATCGTCAACCTCCAGCTCACCTCGACCGTCGGCGACAACACGCCGATCTTCGCGCTGCGCGGCGTGTCGATGTCGGACTACAGCCTCAATCAGGCGAGCCCTGTCGCGACCTATTATGACGAAGTCTACAAGGGCAATTTCGCTTTTCTGGGCGTCGCCATGTACGACCTCGAACGCGTCGAGGTGCTGCGCGGGCCGCAGGGCACGCTTTACGGCAAGAACACCACCGGCGGCGCGGTCAACCTGATCAGCCGCACCCCGGTGCTCGGCGATACCGAGGGCTATCTCAACCTCGGCTACGGCAACTACAACCGCTACGAAGCCAATGGCGCGATCAGCGTTCCGCTCGGCGAGACATTGGCGGCGCGCGTCGCCTTCACTTTCGCGCGCGCCGACGGCTGGTTCAAGAACCAGCTTCCCGGCGAACCCGACCTTGCCAGCGTCCGCGAATATGGCGTGCGCGGCAGCCTGCTTTTCGAACCGAGCGATAGCGCCCGCTTCGTCCTCCGCGCCTCGACGAGCTACCAGAACCCGCGCAACTATGGCATCTATGCCCAGCCCGAAGCGGTGAACCGGCCGGGGCTCGGGCGGCGCGAGATCGAAGCGAACGTCACCGATCGCCGCCGCGCCCGCACCTGGTCGGTATCGCTGACCGGCACCGTCGACCTCTCCGACGCGCTCGCGATCACCAGCGTCACTTCGTGGGACAAGGGACGGCTCAGCTTCTACGAAGATACCGACGGCACCGCGAGCGAGCTGCTCGAAATCCCCTATGCCGACCGGGCGACGCAATTCGCGCAGGACCTTCGCCTCACCAGCGATTTCGGCGGGCCGTTCAACTTCATCCTCGGCGCCTATTTCAACCGCGAGAAGGTCTATAACCAGACGACGTTCGAGATCGGCAAGGACATCGATTCCGACGGCCTGCCCGGCGTCACCGACAATGATTGCGCGGTCGGCTTTCCGCTCGGCTGCCTGTTCCGCAACAGCTTCGACCAGCTCAAGAAAAGCTATGCGCTCTATTCGGACATGAGCTTCGAGGTCACCGACCAGCTCACCCTGCGCGGCGGTATCCGCTTCACGCACGACAAGGGGGTGCAAAGCAATTTCGAAGCCAATGCCTTCGGCCCCAACGAAGTGCTGGTGATGAACCTGATCCCGCCGTCGCGGCTCGATTACAGCACCGAAAACCTGTCGGGGAAGATCGGCGCCGATTACAAGATCAACCCCGACGTCATGGTCTATGGCAACTACAGCCGCGGCTATCGCGCGCCGAGCTTCAACGCGCAGGCCTTTTTCGATCCGTCCGAACTGTCGGTCGCCAAGGCCGAAAAGATCGATGCGTTCGAGCTGGGGCTGAAGAGCCAGTTCGCCGACCGCCGCGTCACGCTCAACATGGCGGCGTTCCGCTACACCTACAGCAACCAGCAGTTCATCAACGTCGATCCGGCAACCGCAGCGCAGACGCTGCTGAACATTCCGCGGTCACAGATATTGGGGGGCGAGGCCGAGCTGACGGTGCGCGCCACCGACATGGTCACGCTGCGCGCCGGGGTCGGCATTCTCGACACCAAGATCAAGCGGGGCACCGTCAGCGGGGTCGATGTCAGCGGCAACAATCTGTCGAACGCACCGAAGCTGACCTTCACCGGCGGCGTCGATGCGACGGTGATCGACGGCGGCAGCGGCAAGCTCAGCCTGCACGGCGACCTCAACTATTCGTCGAGCCAATATTTCGAAGTGCTCAACATCCCCCGCCTACGCCAGAAAAGCTATGTGCTGCTTTCGGGCCACATCGATTGGGAGTCGGCCGACGGGCGCTGGACAGCGTCGGTGTGGGGCAAGAACCTGACCAACAAATTCTATTTCACCTCGCGCGTCGACCTGCTCGCGGGCTTCGGCTTCGACTATAATCATGTCGGAACGCCGCGAACCTATGGCGTGACCGTTGGCACGAAATTCTGA
- a CDS encoding CHAT domain-containing tetratricopeptide repeat protein: MRDRTGRAARLAVMAICLAWSAGVAAAPASPVDRAKLDALVARIEVAEPEADQAAYRALADETLAEARRLYPAGHPEIAARELYGAISRASAGEMDAALAIIDRIAPQLEKAPGYRKSWRDTLSLRAYVASFKGDHTASLALNEQLVADYAKDAPGSDHAVALSNLAAAYLEQGRLDEALERNARAVEMGLALDPVPPAVAVWSANRIVYLYSAGRTEEAIAAAQNAIGRTGGALGADHPMMANLYANFGAVLFRINRPHDAMPMIRRAFELTEKASGGPNQNSAAMRVQFAQALTRARQYDDAIAFLDVATPIIDKQLGAQSDRALVARDTRLIALIGTGRGAEAQPLARELLAIRDERLPEGHRDRANARDNLAKAAFANADWAGAENAAAEAVALRMKMLPADHPDLLLARAMVLRAQDRGDSRPAADLVAEARSLFADLTLGANLARGSAQAERQRPAYGWLAELFARRGAINDAFEAQQWAARSSIDDALAIAESERAAATDAGFATKVAERRQLLAARQGLNARIEANLARPDPAFDLVAVTGELAANRQAILALDAGLAPSELARLVFTPSTLAEMEAATGNAGATAMLTDLGGAWLATLTRGNEPLQYLIPAAAPVGALVARLRASLDAGDRGAFDRAAAADLYALLFPEKAAAMLRPVRQLAVIANGSLGALPLGLLVPDARSGDYLIDRLALSRRVRAPRAGDPHGDAAPADGTLIALGGVEGRKAGSLMAMRSAGTARAIDALPELPDAARELSALAAAIGGGNSRLLIGERATEAELRATTVPRGAVLAFATHGLISGELDGLDEPALLLTPAGGDDGLLKPSEIGGLSLPARLVILSACNTAGAAGADRPQLSGLVQGFFLAGADEVMASHWPVRDDVARRLSVGTVRGLRAGSDPASALRDAIRKIRKGSDGEARVAHPAHWAPFELFSR; encoded by the coding sequence ATGCGGGATAGAACGGGCCGGGCGGCGCGACTGGCGGTAATGGCGATATGTCTGGCGTGGAGCGCGGGAGTAGCCGCAGCGCCGGCCTCGCCCGTCGACCGTGCGAAGCTCGACGCTCTCGTTGCGCGCATCGAGGTCGCCGAACCCGAAGCCGATCAGGCCGCCTATCGCGCCCTCGCCGACGAAACGCTGGCCGAGGCGCGGCGCCTCTACCCCGCCGGCCATCCCGAAATCGCGGCGCGCGAGCTTTACGGCGCCATATCGCGCGCTTCGGCAGGCGAGATGGACGCGGCGCTCGCGATTATCGACCGGATCGCGCCGCAACTCGAAAAGGCGCCCGGCTATCGCAAGAGCTGGCGCGATACGCTGAGCCTCCGCGCTTATGTCGCCAGCTTCAAGGGCGATCATACGGCCTCGCTCGCGCTCAACGAACAGCTTGTCGCCGATTATGCGAAGGACGCGCCGGGTAGCGACCACGCCGTCGCGCTTTCCAATCTCGCCGCCGCCTATCTCGAACAGGGGCGCCTCGACGAAGCGCTCGAACGCAACGCCCGGGCGGTCGAGATGGGGCTCGCGCTCGACCCCGTCCCCCCGGCGGTCGCGGTGTGGAGCGCCAACCGGATCGTCTATCTCTATTCGGCCGGCCGCACCGAGGAAGCGATCGCCGCGGCGCAAAATGCCATCGGGCGGACCGGCGGCGCACTGGGCGCCGACCATCCGATGATGGCCAATCTCTATGCCAATTTCGGCGCCGTCCTGTTTCGCATCAACCGTCCGCACGATGCGATGCCGATGATCCGGCGCGCTTTCGAACTGACCGAAAAGGCCAGCGGCGGACCCAACCAGAATAGCGCCGCGATGCGGGTGCAGTTTGCGCAGGCGCTGACCCGCGCCAGGCAATATGACGACGCCATCGCCTTCCTCGACGTCGCGACACCGATCATCGACAAGCAGCTCGGCGCGCAAAGCGACCGCGCCCTCGTCGCGCGCGATACGCGGCTGATCGCATTGATCGGCACCGGCCGCGGCGCCGAGGCGCAGCCGCTGGCCCGCGAACTTCTGGCCATCCGCGACGAGCGCCTGCCTGAAGGGCATCGCGATCGCGCCAACGCGCGCGACAATCTGGCGAAGGCGGCCTTCGCCAACGCCGACTGGGCGGGCGCCGAAAATGCGGCGGCGGAAGCGGTCGCGCTGCGCATGAAAATGCTGCCCGCCGACCACCCCGACCTGCTGCTGGCCCGCGCCATGGTGCTGCGCGCGCAGGACCGCGGCGACAGCCGTCCGGCCGCCGATCTCGTGGCGGAAGCGCGCAGCCTGTTCGCGGATCTCACGCTCGGCGCCAACCTAGCGCGCGGGTCGGCGCAGGCCGAACGCCAGCGCCCGGCCTATGGCTGGCTCGCCGAACTGTTCGCGCGGCGCGGCGCGATCAACGACGCGTTCGAGGCGCAGCAATGGGCGGCGCGCAGCAGTATCGACGATGCACTGGCCATAGCCGAAAGCGAACGCGCCGCCGCCACCGACGCCGGCTTCGCGACCAAGGTTGCCGAACGGCGCCAGTTGCTGGCCGCGCGGCAGGGGCTGAACGCCCGGATCGAGGCGAACCTCGCGCGCCCCGATCCGGCCTTCGACCTTGTCGCCGTGACGGGCGAACTCGCGGCCAACCGGCAAGCGATCCTCGCGCTCGACGCCGGGCTTGCGCCGTCCGAACTCGCCCGGCTCGTCTTCACGCCGTCGACGCTCGCCGAAATGGAAGCCGCGACCGGCAACGCCGGCGCAACCGCGATGCTCACCGATCTGGGCGGCGCGTGGCTCGCGACGCTCACCCGCGGCAACGAGCCGCTCCAATATCTGATCCCGGCCGCCGCGCCGGTCGGGGCGCTCGTCGCACGGCTCCGCGCCTCGCTCGACGCGGGCGATCGGGGCGCCTTCGACCGGGCGGCGGCGGCCGACCTCTATGCGTTGCTGTTTCCGGAAAAGGCGGCCGCAATGCTGCGCCCCGTGCGCCAGCTCGCGGTGATCGCCAACGGCTCGCTCGGCGCGCTGCCCCTCGGCCTGCTCGTGCCCGACGCGCGCAGCGGCGATTATCTGATCGACCGCCTCGCACTCAGCCGGCGGGTCCGCGCGCCGCGGGCCGGCGATCCGCATGGCGATGCGGCGCCCGCCGACGGCACGCTGATCGCCCTCGGCGGGGTCGAAGGCCGCAAGGCGGGCTCGCTGATGGCGATGCGCTCCGCCGGCACCGCGCGGGCCATCGATGCCTTGCCCGAGCTTCCCGACGCCGCGCGCGAACTGTCGGCGCTGGCCGCCGCGATCGGCGGCGGCAATTCGCGCCTGCTGATCGGCGAGCGCGCGACCGAGGCCGAATTGCGCGCGACCACCGTGCCGCGCGGCGCCGTGCTCGCCTTTGCGACGCACGGCCTGATCTCGGGCGAACTCGACGGGCTCGACGAACCGGCACTGCTGCTGACCCCGGCCGGCGGCGACGACGGCCTGCTCAAACCGAGCGAGATCGGCGGTCTCAGCCTGCCGGCGCGGCTGGTCATCCTGTCGGCATGCAACACCGCGGGGGCGGCCGGTGCCGACCGGCCGCAACTCTCGGGGCTGGTTCAGGGCTTTTTCCTCGCCGGCGCGGACGAGGTGATGGCCAGCCACTGGCCGGTCCGCGACGATGTCGCGCGGCGGCTGTCGGTGGGCACCGTCCGCGGGCTGCGCGCGGGTTCCGATCCGGCCAGCGCGCTCCGCGACGCGATCCGCAAGATCCGCAAGGGAAGCGACGGCGAGGCGCGCGTGGCGCATCCCGCCCATTGGGCGCCGTTCGAACTTTTCTCTCGATAG
- a CDS encoding methylamine dehydrogenase light chain — protein sequence MSGLDKFSEKMTRRVARATSRRSLLTLIGGAITGAAVIPVLPVSRAQAQGHGHSGGGDPVAPQTTGNPQDPGDQTQCDYWRYCAIDGFLCSCCGGTASSCPPGTEMSPITWIGTCQNPADNRAYIISYNDCCGKSSCGRCLCNRNERDRPMVRPQANNDINWCLGTSSAIYNCSTAVILGVALEQQ from the coding sequence ATGTCGGGACTGGACAAATTTTCCGAAAAAATGACCCGCCGGGTCGCCCGCGCGACGTCGCGGCGCAGCCTGCTGACGCTGATCGGCGGCGCAATCACGGGGGCAGCGGTCATCCCTGTCTTGCCGGTATCGCGGGCGCAGGCACAGGGGCACGGCCATAGCGGCGGCGGCGATCCCGTCGCGCCGCAAACGACCGGCAATCCGCAGGACCCCGGCGACCAGACCCAGTGCGATTACTGGCGGTATTGCGCGATCGACGGTTTTCTGTGCAGTTGCTGCGGCGGCACCGCGAGCAGTTGCCCGCCGGGCACCGAAATGTCGCCGATCACGTGGATCGGCACCTGCCAGAACCCCGCCGACAACCGCGCCTATATCATCAGCTATAACGACTGCTGCGGCAAATCCTCATGCGGGCGCTGCCTTTGCAACCGCAACGAACGCGACCGGCCGATGGTCCGCCCGCAGGCGAACAACGACATCAACTGGTGTCTCGGCACGTCGAGCGCGATTTACAATTGCTCGACCGCCGTCATCCTCGGCGTCGCGCTGGAGCAGCAGTGA
- a CDS encoding redoxin family protein codes for MTGFFLASQILLWIAVGVLGVLVAALARQVGVLHERIAPAGALTLHQKVNVGDKAPEMTLETLDGRQVAIGGKRRRHGQLIFFLSPDCPVCKTLLPVVRSASGAERGWLDVVLASDGDAAAHRRLAMAEGLTGFDYVLSEELGRSLGVSKLPYAVLIDEEGNIASLGLVNNREHLESLFEAKERRVASIQEYLARG; via the coding sequence ATGACCGGATTCTTCCTTGCTTCGCAAATCCTGCTGTGGATCGCCGTCGGGGTCCTCGGCGTCCTCGTCGCGGCGCTCGCGCGGCAGGTCGGGGTGCTGCACGAGCGCATCGCGCCGGCGGGTGCGCTGACGCTGCACCAGAAGGTCAATGTCGGCGACAAGGCGCCTGAAATGACGCTCGAAACCCTGGACGGACGTCAGGTCGCGATCGGCGGCAAGCGCCGCCGCCATGGCCAGCTCATCTTCTTCCTCTCGCCCGACTGCCCGGTGTGCAAGACGCTCTTGCCCGTCGTCCGTTCGGCAAGCGGCGCCGAGCGCGGCTGGCTCGATGTGGTGCTCGCCAGCGATGGGGACGCCGCGGCCCATCGCCGGCTGGCGATGGCCGAGGGGCTGACGGGCTTCGACTATGTGCTGTCCGAGGAGCTCGGCCGGTCGCTCGGCGTGTCGAAGCTCCCTTATGCCGTGCTGATCGACGAGGAGGGCAACATCGCCTCGCTCGGCCTCGTCAACAACCGCGAGCATCTCGAAAGCCTGTTCGAAGCCAAGGAACGCCGCGTCGCGTCGATCCAGGAATATCTCGCGCGCGGTTGA
- a CDS encoding amine dehydrogenase large subunit, with the protein MARVDRMAAFAMLLMSASAAGAQNFPQPLPEEPVPTVSELPERYPDSWVFVHDLHFNSLPDGRAAIVDVAAANHNLRGQIPVAQFGNILPSTTRGEIYVGETFYSRLTRGERTDVITIWDTKTLAPKDEIVLPGGKRGLFVTLRNSLQLTNDEKWALVFNFTPGSSVTVVDLDGRKILSDIDLPGCSLVYPTGPRGFTSLCADGTMTSIALDAAGKAGPAVTSEAFNDIDDDPLFMTPAMVGRTGWFVSFKGNLRAIDFAGAAAKDLGSFAIPPQAGGEPEWRPAGWQVISADRAGLLYVLMNPKGVEGSHKDGGTEAWVIDPQAKTLVRRIALKNHSLSIEATQQQQPLLVASRPDGSLDVYDAASGAFVRTVASVVHDPMTMTAAR; encoded by the coding sequence ATGGCGCGCGTCGATCGAATGGCGGCTTTTGCCATGTTGCTGATGTCAGCCAGCGCGGCGGGCGCACAAAATTTTCCGCAGCCGCTGCCCGAAGAGCCGGTCCCGACCGTTTCCGAATTGCCCGAACGCTATCCCGATAGCTGGGTCTTCGTGCACGATTTGCACTTCAACAGCCTGCCCGACGGGCGCGCCGCGATTGTCGATGTCGCCGCCGCAAACCACAATCTGCGCGGCCAGATTCCCGTCGCGCAGTTCGGCAACATCCTGCCGTCGACGACGCGCGGCGAAATCTATGTCGGCGAAACCTTCTATTCGCGGCTGACCCGCGGCGAACGCACCGACGTCATCACCATCTGGGATACGAAGACGCTGGCTCCGAAGGACGAGATCGTCCTGCCCGGCGGCAAACGCGGCCTGTTCGTGACGCTGCGCAACAGCCTACAACTGACCAACGACGAAAAATGGGCGCTGGTCTTCAACTTCACTCCCGGCTCGTCGGTGACCGTCGTCGATCTGGACGGCCGCAAGATTTTGTCGGACATCGACCTGCCGGGCTGTTCGCTCGTCTACCCGACCGGCCCGCGCGGCTTCACCTCGCTGTGCGCCGACGGCACGATGACCAGCATCGCGCTCGACGCCGCCGGCAAGGCCGGACCGGCGGTCACCAGCGAGGCGTTCAACGATATCGACGACGACCCGCTGTTCATGACCCCGGCGATGGTCGGACGCACCGGCTGGTTCGTCAGCTTCAAGGGCAATTTGCGCGCGATCGATTTTGCGGGAGCAGCAGCGAAAGACCTCGGCAGTTTCGCGATCCCGCCGCAGGCGGGCGGCGAACCCGAATGGCGGCCTGCCGGCTGGCAGGTCATATCGGCCGACCGCGCCGGGCTGCTCTACGTGCTGATGAACCCCAAAGGGGTCGAAGGATCGCACAAGGATGGCGGCACCGAGGCGTGGGTCATCGACCCGCAGGCAAAGACGCTGGTCCGCCGCATCGCGCTCAAGAACCACAGCCTGTCGATCGAGGCGACGCAACAGCAACAGCCATTGCTCGTCGCCTCGCGCCCCGACGGATCGCTCGACGTCTATGACGCGGCGAGCGGCGCGTTCGTCCGGACGGTCGCCAGCGTCGTCCACGATCCCATGACGATGACGGCCGCACGCTGA